The segment GTCAGGCTACAATAACAAAACAGTTGCGGTGATTGTCGATTGTTTGCAGCACTGTGTAGTCAAATCTATTCCTTTGTTTTGTCAAACATGCTCTGATAGAGTTCAACACCGTTTCCGTAGTAGTAATTCAACGTCTGATTGTTGTATATTTCCAATGCTTCTACAAGACTTGGAGAAAGagctttttcattatttatggTTACTTTTGGGTTTAATTGTCACTTACAAAGCaggtatattgtttaaaagacGTGTACATCAAAATAGTTAATGATATTTTAGTATTacaatgtataacatttattaagattagttttaatattttacttaaaaaaatattaaattatcgatatgttttttaaaatatttatgataaaccCTTTTGTTTGCATTATCCCATTAAATTATTGAGATACAGATTTCTCTATGTATCAGAGCATGAATGGATTTCTAAATGCTTCAGTCTACTTAATTTAGCTGAGATGCAGATTCCTTATCTGTATTTGCCATAACTTGAATGAATTTCTAAATGCTTCagtccccccacccccccccccccccacccccccccccccccacccccccccccccccacccccccccccccccacccccccccccccccaccccccccccccatcagatgtaattttatatttatgcaaattttcttttacatttattagacagaaatatatataaacatgggaaatgtcattatttttaattctttgaaaatggGAAAACAAGATTCACGGTTGTCCAGTCCTTTTACTGTTcgtatatagaatatttttgCCATCTAAAAACTTTCCATATTAGTACTATTTACCCATAAAGTAACACTATATACAATCTGAGAGTGAAAAAAAGCATAATACGCATTGATCAACATATCACTACTAACACAAAGtttaagttttcttagtaaataagttattttagatAGCTTTTTGCAAaggtattgtatatgtatatccTATTTCAAACTGATGTCTAAGTATAGGCCAAGTGGTTTAATAGACTCTGCTTCAGTTGATTtagttagtgaaaaaataattgattctgtcttttttatttatatttaaattatttgttttaaaccagCTCTCTGCAATATTCATTGATACATTCTGATCTACTTGCAATCTTCCCATGTCTTTTCCATTCCAAACTAAAGTAGTATCGTCTGCATATAATACTGATTTGCAAGGTATATTACCTGAGAAATCATTTATTGCTGTTAAAAATAGGAATGGTCCTAAGACAGATCCCTGGGTAACAccagatttaattaattgaaaattagatcCATCATTACTTTTATATACCATTTGTTTCCTGTTACACAAGTATTATGTCATTAAGCCTTAACTCACCATCGGACGTATGATGTAAAGTGGAGGGTGAAGGTGCTCGAGAAGAGACCACCGAATGGGAAACGCTCTCTGCTCCAGTTTTGTTCATACTCTCAGCAACCAATGATGAATACTTCTCAGTTTGGTCCACTATAAAACTAAGATGTTGGTCCAGCGCCTTTTTACGCTTCTCTTCCAACcttgtttgttgtttatattCAACCAGctgaaataacacattttacatCAATGACAGTCCTCTTGTCAAGAAGATTACAAATCATCAATAGGTAAAATATAGTCATACATTAAACTTGGAAACCTAGACtgttgttttagaaaaattacacGAGTACCAAAAACATGCAAAAAGTTACCTTTTTTTGAAAGCCAAAATCTTTGATTGCATGGAAATTTCTAGTGAATGATTGCTACCAATTAAACATTCAATCCAGTATATAGAAAGTATGTCTATTAACTGGGGGCATGAACAACTGGTCTAAAAGAAATCAACTGAGGTGGAATAAATTGAGTGGTTCTAGGAAAAGAACACAGTACTAAAACCAATAAGAACAGAAACATTTGGGGTGAGGCAATGTGGGCACTCCctccatttattatttaatataaaagatcataatttaatgaaaacataGAAAAGAAGGAAAAAGTGCTATGACATACAAACAAAGATCTGGAAAAGGAGTAATAGGACAAGCGAAAACATGAAGTATGGTGTAGTGATGGGCAAATTCAGAATTTTCTAATCTCAAATTCGCTTATGAACCTTAAAAATCAACTCcagatttttggttttttaatcaGATTGTCTATAATGCAATTTCTGTTATTCTTAAACTTTTGGAGGCTGTCtgataatataaagttatttaagaaTATCACTCTATGGTAAATGAATTTGCAGAggttcatataaataattatattttaagaaagtcATATATCTACTTATGGATAGAATGTAATATGGGCTTCCAGAATATATgactaatttgtaaataatataggcatttatttatataacttataaactGAATATCAAACCGCCTGTGCGGATTGACACAACAGACCCATGCATTGTATGAACAAGAATACAAATACAAActattacatgaaatattatttactaaagtaCAATAATTCCTTTATTAGgttatctatatacattttttcaaaattaaagtacaACTAAAATATGTCTTAGCGATCTTAGGTAATTTGCATACTGTCACTAGTTTTCAGCACAATCAATTTACCTAATTAAAGAacaagcaaaataatatttacaaaattacaataatttgttaaatagggCACCTATTAAAGTACAACAATATCACACTTCCGCGATCAGTAATTTTCGTAATGTCAATTGTCATCCACGAATAAATGCAGCAAACCCATGGCGCAAACGTAAATATAGATAATGATAACTACAACCaagatatttacaaatgtacGATAATCATCCatttatggattttaaaacacaaagtatagtaaaacacattttagaaTTCAGTAATTTGTGTAATGCAGATTCGCCAATTATTAGGACCTACGGAGATTCGATTATCGCAACCTGTCAACTGATTTTTGAATCAGAATCTTTGTTGGAGGATGTGGTACATTCTAGATTCGGCTTAAACACATCACTaatacagtaaatgttaaaaaaaaagaaagaataattGGGTTTCAATCTATGTAAATATCTTACCTTTTCTACATTTGTCCAAAACTGTTTGACTTCTTTAGCCATACAACTTGCAATCCTTTTCAGTTGCAGTTCCTGGGATCGGACAGCCTTCTGAGCCATCAGTTCTTTGTCCTGGAAATGCTTCTGGACCATTTTCGCACACTGAAACAGTGTTGTTCTGCACATGAATATAACTGGTCAATATAATAAGCCATCATCAACACACAGATATTGTAGAAAACTAATCCAGTATTTGAAACAACTAAACAAGTATGAATTCAACATTTGTATTATTCTTCTGACAAAACTATTAACAATGAATTgctttattaattagttataattgattaacaatattgatataaaaattatattttaaattgatttaagcaTCTGGGATAAGTATGGTCACTAGAAGATACCTCAATAATCCAGAACAATTTCAGAATCAGTGATTGTCCAAGTTTAATAACAATTAGGCAGAAGTTACCACTTTGCATTTTCAAGTGTCATGCAACTATTTCCAAGTGACCACTGTGAAACTAAATGTCCTTGTAAAATATCAAGGTATTTGATTATGTAGTCAAGTATCTGAGATGTTATTTGAAtccaaaactaaatataaattggaaTTGAATTAAGAGTTAGAACTGGGACAAAATTTATCAATGTAAAATCAGAACTTAAATTATTGTAGTTGGCCAAGAAAACCAATTTAGGCAAAAATACACTGTTTACTACTTCATAGAATCAGTTAGGATTGATTattgttgaataatataaaaatatgaacaaatgttCTCAAACCCAACCTGAAACTTAAAAAGTATCACTAGTCCAAAACGGGTTTCAACACCCTAAAGAAGTATTCACTTACCTTCTTAGCAGCAGCTTTCTTCCACTTGCGTTCTTGTGCAAAATCAGCTGCCAGCCACACCATTTCTTCTATGAGGTAATCCCAGTGAGCCTTCGCCCTAGGCGGTTCTTGCACCTTCGGTAACCTCTTCTCTGCCCACAACCCTTCCCTCTGCAGCTCACCTATCCTTTGCATTACGTGAGCTTCCTGTAAGTAAAAGagatttatttagtaaaattaaatttccctcataatctaaaaaacatgttttgcagATATTAAAGTCAATTCAAAGGAAATTTCTTCTCCAATGAAAAACTAACCTGTTTGGCCTTTTCCACAATTTGTTCTTGGCTAGTAAGAGGGGAATCATGTGAAGCCTGCAACCGCTGAGGAGTGGGTGCTCTGTTGTTGTTGTTCGGAGTTACACTCTTGTACGGAGATGACTGCCTCTTGTCAGAGCTTGGAGAGACTGCAGTACTGGACGTAGGCTCCAATGGAGGAAAACCTTAAAGAaggaaagtattaattttttttaaatatatcacacTTTTAATTGGAAATACATTGAATGTAggtttaaataacacaaatatagcATTATCAGTAAATAGGAGTgtcttaatttttatacaaattgaactattaagaaaataaaactattacctaaaaataaatttaattgatcaaGTGAGATTTTTACTCAAGGGAGAATCATTAAttgaagaaaattacttttaccTACTTGTCATAAGACTATCCATTTGAGTTACatgttaaatataagaataaaaataaaattttcgataaaagcTCTTTTGAACAAAAATCAACTCTGTTGTacttaaacctttttttacatgaaaaagataaagaattatttcatttgataaatacTTCTAAAACAACACAAGCTAATATgagtatattcaatatttaacacAGTTTAAAAGATTGCACCAACCTTGAAACAGGTTAATTTTGGGTGAGTCTTGAATTACAGGTGTTGAAGTTGAAGGGACAACTTGACTTCCTCCAGGTGTCGCCACAACTGCAGCCTTTAATTCCAATTGTGGTAGCGGTTGGGCAATGGGTGCCAGGAAAGCAGTCAAGTCTTCTTTCTCATTGGTGGAATCCAACCGGTTACGCTGTAAATAGTTCAACAACGCAGACACAGCCGGCCGTTTCCTATACACGTCCGGTAAACTACACCCTTCCAGAGTCAGCAACTCCGTGACATGTTCCACATATTCCTTCTGTATTCTTTTTAAACGCACCGCCTTGTGTTCCGCAATTCTTCTCCGTCTCGAACCAATGTCCTCCCCCGTATCGGACAACTTCCGCTTCCGCACACCACTTTCCAGGGCCATTCCACTTTGTGTTCTGTGGTGACCGGGGGATGTCAATGAACTCATTAAGTTTGGTGAGCTGTTCAGCAGGTCCACAATACTTCGTGACTCATTGGGCAGTCCATTACTGGCACGAGCCACTGCTGCATTGTCTGATGCCGATGTGACTATTCTGGTCATGTTTCCAGGTGTACTGGGTATTatctacaaataaacattaaaattagtgctcgtattataaaaaatttttaatttcatacatacaATGTAAAGAAGTATTTTTAGGACCTTTCACATTTCAGTAGTAATATTTGgataattttcattttgtttttaataaatcattaatcctttttaataaatatgattactatacaatttatagcccaaataaaaatccaaagaaaATTAACTGACAAATCTAATAGGCGATATTTCAAGAAAGGCAATAGCACATTTGATTAAAATCAACTGGAGCAAGGAAACGCTCCTACCATTTTATTCCAGTTTGAGTCAGGGTCATACACTGATAATGTataagttaaacaaaataaattagcaTAATTGAGAAGGAGTCATATTGGTTTGCCCAACAACTACCCCTTCATTAACATCAGTTGTACAGAGTGCATTATGTAAATGCACATGATTTGATAATGATGCGACTATTTATAGCAGCATGCTGGTCCAGTTGGGTAATATAGTGAAGTCACTCAAGTTTTGTTTATGGGTTGGGAAGAATACAACATTTCGAGATCTAAATGCAGAAGGTAGCTCAAGACCTCCAAGGAAGGCCAGAAGGTCATCGACTAGCACCGTTCTGGACGCCCAACAACAGCCTGAACCAATGAGAACGTCCAGCAAGTGAGCAAAATTTTGAGTTCAGACTGTTAGTTAAGTATCCGGGTAATCACTGACAACCTTAACTTAACAACATTTGTAGTACATGGGATAGTGTCGGAGAGTTTGTAAATGCAAAAGGTGTGTGCAAAGCTTGTGCCAAAGGTGTTGACAAGAGGTTTTGAGGTCTTCTTTGACAACCAAGGAATTGTTTATTTTGAGTTTTCTCCTGTGGAACCTAGTTGTGGATGATCTTCTCATGTCTTTGAACAGTAGTGGTATCTTTGCACAGGGATACACAGATGATAATGTGATttttgtgagtggcaagttccaCACAACAGcaacggaactgaccaatgctgctctgaacatggtggggaACTTGtgtgaccggatgggccttagagtcaaccccaccaaggctgccatGGTTGCCTTTACTAGGAGGCGTCAGCTGGAGGGCATTGGTCAATTTCTACTGAGAGGTTCTTCCATTCAGTTAAAGTCTGAGGTTAAGTATCCGGGCATGATCCTTGATAGGGTCCTAAACTGAGGAACTCAAAGGGTTATCGCCACAGGGAAATGGTCTTAATACAATGCAGACACGTGATAGGTGGGTCTTGGGGACTTAAGCCGAAGCTTTTGTATTAGCTTTATGTCTCCTTGGTCAGACCTTGGTGTTTTGTGTGTTGTCTGGTGACTAAAAATGGAGGCCAAGATGGTGGTAGCTGGTCTGGCTGGTAACcaaaggatggcttgccttgctatcactggggcttttcctaatGCACCGGGTGCAGCTCTAGACTGTTGCCTCAACCTCTAGGAACCACTGTTGCCAActaaacatgaaaaaatatatttacgtagAAAGCATTAAAAGCCATTCTAAAATGATGTATGATACGCTTGAATGTCTATTGAAAGTATGGCTGGGTTAAACTAACTATAGAAATCATACAAAGCGTGGTCCTCTAGAGCCCCATGTTGGGCTGAGGTAATGAAAATACATGGGCCTCTACAGTCCCACGTCAGGTTTTAACAAAGATTTGTATCAGACGCTAGAGGCCCACATCAGTGTGGATGTGTTAAATAATCCTCAAACATATAACCTGTTCAAATCTCAATTGTAATACAAacctaaacaaattttgtatacacaaaaaaattaaacagacaAAGAACCCCCCTCCCTCCTCTTGGCATGTATCCATCACTTGTTTTGATTTTTCAACTATGCATTATGTTTGCACCCTAGATTACACTTGTGAAATATAACACCAACTcccatttctagatttattaattgtAAGAAATACAATTGGCCACTTtgaattcgatatatatatataaaataaaatcaacacaaaaaatatttcccattttatagatttattaattataagaaataaaactgacCACTTAGAATTTGATATATACAGAAAATCAACACAATACAGATTTATCCTATTTCATCCCCCCTTCAAAAAACGGGCACCTTTTCAGAGTTCAATCCATAGGCTTTTACAAagatctttataaaaaaaaattataaaagaaaattaagaaaagtaaagACATTTCATTATCTAATagctacaaaattgaaataatttacaatatgataaaaaagaacatgaaaataatttaaagaaatcctAGAATGCCTCAGTGTAAAAAATAAGTGTGCTTTTATttgagtacaaaattgtttatgttacaattgTAACTACTTTTGATTTCAGTTATGTTGGCCTAAtgatgttttcattgaaaatgaaAAGCctcatacaattaatattaaattttcattggtgtttgtttttaattttaaattaattaaaaaattccaaaaagaaagatgtttctaaaatgtaaacaaatatactaGCACAAGATTAACATTGGAACTTTGGAAGCCAATGGGTCAGAGTCCTATAGTCAAATCCATAACAAGCACAAACTTTTTAGAGTATCAGCGAGTCTTTTAATTATCTATGAAATATCGGCTGTCTGATaccaaatatataatacataaaacaatagttttagaTTATACCTCAAAATAGCCacacaaaaatcaagaaattcttttaatatag is part of the Homalodisca vitripennis isolate AUS2020 chromosome 8, UT_GWSS_2.1, whole genome shotgun sequence genome and harbors:
- the LOC124367729 gene encoding helicase domino-like, with translation MSGNRGEAAGVGGGLHYTNSRLASVPAPNPSSIIPSTPGNMTRIVTSASDNAAVARASNGLPNESRSIVDLLNSSPNLMSSLTSPGHHRTQSGMALESGVRKRKLSDTGEDIGSRRRRIAEHKAVRLKRIQKEYVEHVTELLTLEGCSLPDVYRKRPAVSALLNYLQRNRLDSTNEKEDLTAFLAPIAQPLPQLELKAAVVATPGGSQVVPSTSTPVIQDSPKINLFQGFPPLEPTSSTAVSPSSDKRQSSPYKSVTPNNNNRAPTPQRLQASHDSPLTSQEQIVEKAKQEAHVMQRIGELQREGLWAEKRLPKVQEPPRAKAHWDYLIEEMVWLAADFAQERKWKKAAAKKCAKMVQKHFQDKELMAQKAVRSQELQLKRIASCMAKEVKQFWTNVEKLVEYKQQTRLEEKRKKALDQHLSFIVDQTEKYSSLVAESMNKTGAESVSHSVVSSRAPSPSTLHHTSDGELRLNDIILV